From Corynebacterium pseudotuberculosis:
AACATAAAAAAGCGATCCTACCTTGCAGATATTAGGTAGGATCGCTTTTTTAATATTTTAGGCCTCTGGGATAGAGCGTAGATGACGAACACGCTCAGGCTCGATGTTAAGGGCGCGTAGCTGGGAATCGCTGAGTTTGGCGTACTCACCAGTGCATGTTGCCTGCTCGTAGGTCCAGTCACGCTCCTTGTAGCCGAGGGGCTGGTTGTGGGCTGTCAGGGTTCTTACCTGTGTGCCTTGGGGCTTAACCAGCAAGTAGATGAGACCTGCGGCAATCAAGATTGCAAATGTAAACAAGAAGATGGTTTCTACGTGCCCCTTGTGGTTACCAAAGTTGTAGCCGAGAAGGAAGAGCACTGAAATCCAACCCGAAATTTGAACTGCTCGCATTCCGATGCTGTGCCAACCCCAAGCAGCAGAAGGCTCGTCCAAAGTGGACACACCATGATGAATCTCAGGGGCGATTTCGTGGGAACCAGCCACGTTGTTCTCCTTGTCTCAAAACACTGCGTTATCTCGACAAGCTCTATTGAGCTTAAGTGGGCGTTGCAGAGTGGATACACGTAAAGATTTACCGCTTATTTTTGCACATTCCACTGGCTAAAGCGATTTTTTGCTAGACGGCTTTCGTCGCCCCAAAACAGCGCGTATTGCTTGTGGTGAGACATGACCGGGGCAGTAGGTATCGTAGGGGCCTTATTTTAGACGATCCCTCGTTCAAAAGTTGGTGCCCATTAGGGGGTGGTGTGACGAAAAATCGACGTCTACAATTTCCGGATTCTTTGACGCGTGTACCACTGATTTTGTTGAAAGCAGCCTTGGTCCGGTCAGTGATTTCGTTGGATTTAATGTCTGCAATAAAGATGAAACGGATTACAGTGCGGAACTTTGGTGTCGCTGAGTGCCCGGGAAGGATTCAGGATGATCTGCTTCTGCGTAAGCAAAATAGGGAAGGACTGTAAAGGACTGTAAAAGAAGCCGTAAATAACCAGTGGAGATAAACGCAGATTGTAAAATGCTGCGATAATGGCGGAGTGAGCAAGCGAATTTTAATTCTAGGCAGCACGGGTTCTATCGGTACTCAGGCCCTTGAAGTTATTGAGGCAAATCCGGAGCGGTTTCAGGTCGTTGGAATTGCGGCGGGCGGACGCGATCCGCGCGCCGTAATAGAGCAGGCAAGAATATTGGGCCTTCCGGCTCATGCTGTTGCCGTTGCTGATCCTCAAGCGGCGCATGCTGTTTCTGCAGCACTCGGGAATCAGATTTTGAGTGGGGAAGATGCTGCTACCAGGCTTGTTCAGAGCATAGAAGCTGACACTGTTTTGAATGGTTTAGTAGGGTCGCTGGGACTCTCAGCAACATTGGCCACCATTGAGAGCGGGGAGAATCTTGCGTTGGCTAATAAAGAGTCCTTGGTAGCTGGCGGGAGATTTGTTACTAGCAAAGCGCGTCCGGGGCAGATTATCCCCGTGGATTCTGAGCACTCGGCGATGGCTCAGTGTTTGCGCTCTGGGGCTCGTTCCGAGGTTGCGCGGTTTGTGCTAACCGCTTCAGGTGGACCGTTTAGGGGGTGGACTAGGCAACAGATGTGGGATGTGACTCCTCAGCAAGCTGCGGCGCACCCCACGTGGTCGATGGGACAAATGAATACACTAAACTCGGCGACTTTGGTAAATAAAGGACTGGAATTAATAGAAGCAACATTGCTTTTCGACGTCCCCGCAGATCACATTGACGTCACGGTGCATCCACAGTCGATAGTGCATTCCATGATTACTTTTTCGGATGGTGCGACTATCGCTCAGGCGTCTCCTCCTTCTATGAAACTGCCGATTTCTCATGCCTTGGATTGGCCAGCACGCGTTCCAGACGCACAGCCTAGCCTTGATTTTTCTTCTGCAAGTTCTTGGGATTTTATGCCTGTGGATAATCAAGCTTTCCCTGCCATTCGGCTTGCCCGTGAAGTTGCACTGGCAGGGGGAACCTATCCGGCGGTATATAACGCGGCTAATGAAGAAGCCGCCGCTGCTTTTCTTGCCGGCAGGATTCGGTTCCCTCATATCGTGGATACTGTTGAAGAAATCGTCCAGAATGCTTCTGATTTTGCGGGAGAGCCACATTCCGTAGACGAGATTTTGGCGCACGAGAAAGAAGCCCGACGTCGAGCAAATCTATTTGTGGATAAACTAGCTCAGAAATAGTTGAGATTAATCGTTGCTATACTCAGCTTTTCTTCAAATAAGGAGTTTTAGTTAGTGCTGTCTTATTTTATTGGTGTTGCCGCATTCGCTGTCGGTATAGCTGTCACCATCGCATTGCATGAGTGGGGACACTATACTGCGGCACGAGCATGTGGAATGCGGGTTCGCCGTTATTTTATTGGTTTTGGTCCCACAGTTTTTTCCTTTAAGCGGGGCCACACAGAGTATGGCTTTAAAGCTGTGCCCTTGGGTGGATTCTGCGATATCGCGGGAATGACAAACCAAGATCAGGTGACACCAGAGGAAGCACCGCACTCAATGATGCATAAACCCTGGTGGCAGCGCATTATAGTGCTGTTGGGTGGCATCATAATGAACATTCTGGTGGCTTTGATTGTTCTCTATGGGGTGGCGGTGACCACGGGATTGCCCAACAACCATGTGGATACCACTGCTACAGTCGGAGAAACTTCTTGCGTAGCTCCTAAACAGATTGATGCTACGACGTTGGCCCCGTGTAATGGCGTAGGTCCTGCAGCTGAAGCCGGTTTGAGGCAAGGCGATAGGATTGTTGCCATCGACGGACAAGCTATGCGCTCATTTGTCACGGTCAGGGATTATGTTCGGGATAAAGCGGGAAAGACCGTAGCTGTTACTGTGGACCGAGATGGGGCACAGTTAACGTTTAATGTTCCGGTGGCAAACGCTTTGCGGTTAAATACCAAAGGGGAAGAAGTATCGGTTGGAGCTATCGGCGTATCCAGCGCGCCGTTGAAGAATGTCATTCTCCACTACGACGCGGTTTCAGCAGTGGGCGGAACGCTGAGTTATGCCGGTGACATGCTTGGCGCCACTCTTAAAGGACTTGCAGCGTTTCCCGCAAAAATACCAGGCGTTGCGGCCTCGATCCTTGGGGGACAGCGTGATCAAGAAAGCCCTGTGAGTGTTGTTGGTGCTTCACGTATCGGTGGTGAATTAGCTCAGAAATCCCTGTGGAGTATGTTCTTCTTGATGCTTGCCAGCCTGAATTTTTTCCTTGCGCTGTTTAACCTCATCCCGCTTCCGCCGCTGGATGGTGGCCACATTGCGGTGGTGATCTATGAGAAGCTTCGTGATCTTCTCCGCAAAGCCCGTGGTCTAGAGCCCGCAGGACCAGCCGATTACACCAAGCTCATGCCGCTAACTGTTGGAGTCGCCGCACTTCTTATGGGCGTGGGAGCGTTGGTTATCATCGCCGATGTGGTCAACCCAATCAAGCTATTTGGCTGATAACAGCCAGGCCAGCCCTCTCACAAACCTCTTTGAATTCGGGCTGGCCTGGGAGTGCTTATACATTGTGATGAGTAAGCACGGTGCTAGAATTTGGATTCATCTGATTTATCCCATTGTGATGGGTGTAGCCCATTTTTGTACAAGGAGCATGCTTAGTGTCAATCACCACTGGACAACCTATTGGGCTTGGCCTTCCAGATGCGCCGCCACCAGTATTGGCTCCACGGCGTAAGACACGCCAGATCATGGTTGGAAACGTAGGGGTCGGTTCTGACTACCCGGTGTCTGTTCAATCGATGACAACGACTAAAACGCATGATGTCAATGCGACGCTTCAGCAAATTGCTCAGTTGACCGCTAGCGGCTGCGATATTATTCGCGTGGCATGTCCTAAAACTGTGGACGCTGAGGCACTACCGATTATCGCCAAAAAATCTCCCATTCCTGTGATTGCGGATATTCACTTTCAGCCGAAGTACATCTTTGCCGCTATCGACGCTGGATGCGCTGCAGTGCGTGTGAATCCGGGAAATATCAAAGAATTTGATGGACGGGTAAAAGAAGTAGCTAAAGCGGCCGGTGACGCAGGAATTCCCATCCGCATCGGTGTTAACGCCGGGTCCTTGGATAAACGCCTCTTGGAAAAATACGGAAAAGCCACTCCTGAGGCCCTCGTAGAATCCGCGCTGTGGGAAGCCGGGCTGTTTGAAGATTGCGGATTTGGCGATATCGCCATTTCCGTAAAACACAATGATCCAGTGGTGATGGTTGAGGCCTACCGCCAGTTGGCCGCTCAGAGCGATTACCCATTGCATCTCGGTGTAACAGAAGCCGGACCTGCTTTCCAAGGCACGATTAAATCTTCTGTGGCTTTTGGTGCCCTTTTGTCGGAGGGAATCGGCGACACTATCAGAGTTTCGCTGTCTGCAGACCCTGTGGAAGAAATTAAGGTGGGCGACCAGATTCTACAGTCGCTCAACTTGCGAGAGCGTGGTTTGGAAATAGTGTCATGCCCTTCCTGCGGGCGTGCGCAAGTTGATGTGTACACCTTGGCAGAAGAAGTCACGGCAGCATTAGACGGAATGGATATTCCGCTGCGTGTTGCAGTAATGGGGTGCGTAGTTAACGGGCCAGGTGAAGCCCGTGATGCGGACTTGGGTGTTGCCTCCGGAAATGGCAAAGGTCAGATCTTTGTGCGTGGAGAGGTAATCAAGACCGTTCCAGAATCGCAGATCGTTGAGACTTTGATTGAAGAAGCAATGCGTTTGGCGGAATCTGAAGGGCTAGAAATCAAAGAAGGTGCTGGCCCCCAGGTAAAAGTAACCCGCTAAAAACGGAAAACTCCCTATAGTTTTATGCCTGACACGGTGGATATAAAACTATAGGGATTTTTCTTTTTAGGCTTCAGATGACATCGTAGTTTTCCCACTACAAACATGGTTGTGTCGCAGATAAAGTTTGCTCACTAAATGTTAGCCTTACGCCCATGAGCATGCCCACTAATTCAATTCTGAAAACTATGGTCTCTTTGGGCCTTTCGATGTGCTTGTTTTCTGGAACCTTGGTGGCATGCACGCCTAAGCCCGCGTCAGCGGACCCTACGGCGAAAGCCTTTCTGGCTGATCTTAAAGACGCCAACTTTAGTGCTGCAGGGGCTCACACCGATAGCGCGGATAAAGTAAGTTCGGTGTTGGAATCCTCGTGGAAAGGACTCCAAGCGGAAAGATTGCGTGCTGAGATCACATCGGTGGACACAAAAGATACAATTGCGACCGCTCGATATACTATGACCTGGGATTTACCTCGTGATAGGACTTTTAGCTATGAAACATCTATGACGCTGAATCGGATAAATGGGGAATGGAAAATCCGTTGGCAGCCATCAGCTTTGCATCCTCGGCTAGGTGCGAATCAGCACCTCGAATTGCGGGCGATTAACGCAGAACGCGCTAGCGTGGTTTCCTCCGACGGCGCCGCAATTTTGGTGCCTGGTATTAAATATCGCCTGCTTATCGACGCTCCCAGCGTAACAGACAAGGATACGGTCGCGCGTACGGTTGCGGCCCACTTACATTCTGCTCGAAGTTATGATGAAACGATCCCTGATATTAAAGCCAATGAGCTCGCAGACGATCTAAAAGCAGCAAAGGGGCGTTACTCGGTTACGCTACTGAGCCAGCAAACGGGTGAGGCCTTGCAAGGGCAGCTTATTGGCATCAACGGAGTGACGTTGAATAAAGAAGCAGCATTGGTAAATAAAGACCCACGTTTTGCTCCGGACATTATTAAACGAGTGTCAAAAATCGTTGATAGTCAGTTAGAGGGCGACAATGGGTGGACCGTGTCTTCGGTTACGGCTGATGGCGCTGCACTGGAAAATATTGAATATCATGCCCCAAAGGTAGCTCCCGCTGTCCGGATCAGCATTGATCAAAAGGTGCAGCAGGCTGCGGAATCTGCAGTGAATTTAAGAAAAGACATGAAGACAATGATCGTTGCGATCCGTCCTTCTAACGGGGAGATTCTAGCTGTCGCGCAGACTCCCAAAGCAGATGAAGAGGGCGATCTTGCTCTTAACGGTCAATTTCCTCCGGGATCAACGTTTAAGGTAGTCACTGCTTCTGCCGGTATACAAGACGAAGGGTTAAACGCTGGCAGTATCGTGCCATGCCCGGGCACGATGAATATCTATGGAAGAACAGTAACTAACTACAATGCTTTTTCGCTGGGTAATGTCCCTTTACAAAAGGCCTTTGCGCGATCGTGTAACACCACCTTTGCCAATATTTCTGAGAAGCTAGGTCAGGGACAACTTAAACAAATCGGAAGTCAATTTGGCATCGGCGTGGATTATGACATCCCTGGCTTGAATACCCTCACCGGGTCAATTCCGGAAGGAGAGACTCCGCTTGATCGCACCGAGGCGGGATATGGTCAGGGAAAGGTTCTAGTGTCTCCCTTTGGGATGGCATTGATGTCTGCGACCGCTGCCGCAGGGAAAACGCCAACTCCGACACTGATCTCCGGACGAGAAACAAAAATGGATAAGCATCCTGAAGCGCTCAAGCCAGAAACCATTGATCAGCTTCGTTCTTTAATGGGGGCGGTTACCAAACCCGGTGGAACTGCCGCCGGTATGAGTGCTGGCGGAGAGATCTTTGGAAAGACTGGCGAAGCAGAAATTAACGGTGGTTCCCATGCTTGGTTTACGGGGTATCGAGGAGACTTGGCCTTTGCTACTCTCATCGTTTTGGGCGGTGGCTCTGAAGCATCTGTGGCAATAACCGACAATTTTCTGAGAAACCTCGACGAGCTTAATGCTCATTGATCAAGCCGGAAGCGTCAAGATGTGAGGTAACGGGAGGCGTCGACAAGCTTAATCGCTTAAAGGGATAGCATGGGAGGCATGTCTTATAACCGTAAATCCCTTGTACCTGGAAAACAGAGCGCTACTCGTGAGGTTCCAGCGCATATCGAGCGTCCGGAATATGTTTGGAAAGATACTGTGCAAGAAGCTATCGGTGAGCCTTTTGTGCAGACCCCCGAGACAATCGAAGCAATGCGCGAAGCATCCAAGATTGCTGCCAATGCCTTGCACGTAGCAGGGGCCGCCGTAGCACCCGGGGTGACTACCGATGAACTTGACCGCATCGCACATGAATATATGTGCGATCACGGAGCCTATCCATCCTGCTTGGGGTATCGTCATTTCCCTAAATCGGTGTGCGTGAGTCTTAATGAGATCGTATGTCATGGGATCCCGGATTCCACAGTTATTCAAGACGGTGACATTGTGAACATTGATGTCACCGCATACAAAAACGGAGTGCATGGTGACACCAATGCAACATTCCTCGCTGGAAATGTATCAGAGGAACACCGGTTGCTTGTTGAAAGAACCAAAGAAGCAACCCTCCGCGGAATTCGTGCTGCAAAACCGGGCCGTGAGATTAACGTAATCGGTAGAGTAATTGAGTCTTATGCCAAGCGATTTGGCTATAACGTAGTTACTGATTTCACCGGACACGGGATCGGAACCACATTCCATAATGGGCTTGTGGTTTTGCACTATGACTCTGATGCCTATCAGGACGTACTAGAGCCAGGTATGACGCTAACTGTGGAACCCATGCTTAATCTAGGAGGTCTGGATTATCGTATCTGGGATGATGATTGGACCGTGCAAAACACAGATTTTAAATTCAGTGCGCAGTTTGAGCACACTTTAGTTATTACTGAAGACGGCAACGAGATTCTTACTATTCCGGATGCGGACCTTGAAGTTAAGTAGTTCTCTCTGGCAGCTATTATTCTGATGTAATCAGACTGCGGTTTTAGCGTCACTGCGTTGTCTTGCTCTATCGGTTGTCGCCTTTTGGGGTTTATATGAAGTCATTTCTAGTTGCTGGATGCACATCGGATGCCGGAAAATCTGTGGTAGTGGCTGGCTTGTGCCGTGCATTTGCGAGACGTGGCATAAAAGTTGCCCCGTTTAAAGCCCAAAATATGTCGAATAACTCGGCGGTGACACCCGATGGCGGCGAGATAGGACGAGCGCAAGCACTACAAGCTTGTGCCTGTGGGCTCGCTCCCAGCACGGCTTTTAATCCGATTTTGTTAAAACCGGGGTCAGACCGGACCTCACAGCTTGTGGTGAATGGTAAAGCTGCCGGCAACGTGAGCGCCCGCAACTATATCGAGTATCGCGCTCAGCTAAGGACCGTAGCTGCAGAGGCTCTTAACGCATTACGCTCGGAATATGAAGTTGTGATTTGCGAGGGAGCAGGGTCGCCTGCAGAGATAAACCTCAGGGAAACGGACGTTGCAAATTTTGGGTTAGCTGAAGCTTGTGATCTTCCGGTCTATTTGGTGGGGGATATAGATCGGGGCGGAGTTTTAGCTCATTTTTTTGGTACTCATCAGATTGTTTCCGAGCAAGATCGAGCACGAATCACAGGGTTTATTGTTAATAAATTCCGGGGGGATCAATCGATCCTTGAACCAGGGCTAGATGATCTAGAAAAACGGCTTGGAGTGCCCACTGTCGCTGTTTTGCCCTTTATCAAAGGACTATGGATAGATGCGGAAGATTCTCTCCAAACACATATAGGGTCCACTGTTGGTCCCGCTTCTCCGGCTCTTGGCGCGCAGCGTTTGCGGGTGGCGGCGGTGAGGCTTCCGCGAGTATCCAATGCCACTGATGTAGAAGCTTTGGCATGTGAACCGGGGGTGACGGTTTCTTGGACTGTGGATCCTGACCAAGTTCATGAGGCAGATGTGGTGATACTACCTGGTTCAAAAGCGACCGTAAGTGATTTGAACTGGTCAAGACGCACGGGGATCGCAGAGGCCATCATAGAAAGAGCTCGCCAAGAAGCCCCAGTTTTAGGCATCTGCGGTGGTTTTCAGATGATGTGTGCGAGCATTCATGATCCCGTGGAATCTGGGACTCACAAGCCCGTACAAGGCCTAGGAATCTTTGACATTGATATAGCTTTCCATCCGGAAAAAACCTTAATAAGACACGATCATGGCGGTTATGAGGTCCACCACGGCCGAGTTATGCGTTCTACCGAAACCCCGTGGAT
This genomic window contains:
- a CDS encoding DUF2631 domain-containing protein, with amino-acid sequence MAGSHEIAPEIHHGVSTLDEPSAAWGWHSIGMRAVQISGWISVLFLLGYNFGNHKGHVETIFLFTFAILIAAGLIYLLVKPQGTQVRTLTAHNQPLGYKERDWTYEQATCTGEYAKLSDSQLRALNIEPERVRHLRSIPEA
- the dxr gene encoding 1-deoxy-D-xylulose-5-phosphate reductoisomerase; the encoded protein is MSKRILILGSTGSIGTQALEVIEANPERFQVVGIAAGGRDPRAVIEQARILGLPAHAVAVADPQAAHAVSAALGNQILSGEDAATRLVQSIEADTVLNGLVGSLGLSATLATIESGENLALANKESLVAGGRFVTSKARPGQIIPVDSEHSAMAQCLRSGARSEVARFVLTASGGPFRGWTRQQMWDVTPQQAAAHPTWSMGQMNTLNSATLVNKGLELIEATLLFDVPADHIDVTVHPQSIVHSMITFSDGATIAQASPPSMKLPISHALDWPARVPDAQPSLDFSSASSWDFMPVDNQAFPAIRLAREVALAGGTYPAVYNAANEEAAAAFLAGRIRFPHIVDTVEEIVQNASDFAGEPHSVDEILAHEKEARRRANLFVDKLAQK
- a CDS encoding M50 family metallopeptidase → MLSYFIGVAAFAVGIAVTIALHEWGHYTAARACGMRVRRYFIGFGPTVFSFKRGHTEYGFKAVPLGGFCDIAGMTNQDQVTPEEAPHSMMHKPWWQRIIVLLGGIIMNILVALIVLYGVAVTTGLPNNHVDTTATVGETSCVAPKQIDATTLAPCNGVGPAAEAGLRQGDRIVAIDGQAMRSFVTVRDYVRDKAGKTVAVTVDRDGAQLTFNVPVANALRLNTKGEEVSVGAIGVSSAPLKNVILHYDAVSAVGGTLSYAGDMLGATLKGLAAFPAKIPGVAASILGGQRDQESPVSVVGASRIGGELAQKSLWSMFFLMLASLNFFLALFNLIPLPPLDGGHIAVVIYEKLRDLLRKARGLEPAGPADYTKLMPLTVGVAALLMGVGALVIIADVVNPIKLFG
- the ispG gene encoding flavodoxin-dependent (E)-4-hydroxy-3-methylbut-2-enyl-diphosphate synthase, coding for MSITTGQPIGLGLPDAPPPVLAPRRKTRQIMVGNVGVGSDYPVSVQSMTTTKTHDVNATLQQIAQLTASGCDIIRVACPKTVDAEALPIIAKKSPIPVIADIHFQPKYIFAAIDAGCAAVRVNPGNIKEFDGRVKEVAKAAGDAGIPIRIGVNAGSLDKRLLEKYGKATPEALVESALWEAGLFEDCGFGDIAISVKHNDPVVMVEAYRQLAAQSDYPLHLGVTEAGPAFQGTIKSSVAFGALLSEGIGDTIRVSLSADPVEEIKVGDQILQSLNLRERGLEIVSCPSCGRAQVDVYTLAEEVTAALDGMDIPLRVAVMGCVVNGPGEARDADLGVASGNGKGQIFVRGEVIKTVPESQIVETLIEEAMRLAESEGLEIKEGAGPQVKVTR
- a CDS encoding penicillin-binding transpeptidase domain-containing protein, with the protein product MSMPTNSILKTMVSLGLSMCLFSGTLVACTPKPASADPTAKAFLADLKDANFSAAGAHTDSADKVSSVLESSWKGLQAERLRAEITSVDTKDTIATARYTMTWDLPRDRTFSYETSMTLNRINGEWKIRWQPSALHPRLGANQHLELRAINAERASVVSSDGAAILVPGIKYRLLIDAPSVTDKDTVARTVAAHLHSARSYDETIPDIKANELADDLKAAKGRYSVTLLSQQTGEALQGQLIGINGVTLNKEAALVNKDPRFAPDIIKRVSKIVDSQLEGDNGWTVSSVTADGAALENIEYHAPKVAPAVRISIDQKVQQAAESAVNLRKDMKTMIVAIRPSNGEILAVAQTPKADEEGDLALNGQFPPGSTFKVVTASAGIQDEGLNAGSIVPCPGTMNIYGRTVTNYNAFSLGNVPLQKAFARSCNTTFANISEKLGQGQLKQIGSQFGIGVDYDIPGLNTLTGSIPEGETPLDRTEAGYGQGKVLVSPFGMALMSATAAAGKTPTPTLISGRETKMDKHPEALKPETIDQLRSLMGAVTKPGGTAAGMSAGGEIFGKTGEAEINGGSHAWFTGYRGDLAFATLIVLGGGSEASVAITDNFLRNLDELNAH
- the map gene encoding type I methionyl aminopeptidase, with the protein product MGGMSYNRKSLVPGKQSATREVPAHIERPEYVWKDTVQEAIGEPFVQTPETIEAMREASKIAANALHVAGAAVAPGVTTDELDRIAHEYMCDHGAYPSCLGYRHFPKSVCVSLNEIVCHGIPDSTVIQDGDIVNIDVTAYKNGVHGDTNATFLAGNVSEEHRLLVERTKEATLRGIRAAKPGREINVIGRVIESYAKRFGYNVVTDFTGHGIGTTFHNGLVVLHYDSDAYQDVLEPGMTLTVEPMLNLGGLDYRIWDDDWTVQNTDFKFSAQFEHTLVITEDGNEILTIPDADLEVK
- a CDS encoding cobyric acid synthase; protein product: MKSFLVAGCTSDAGKSVVVAGLCRAFARRGIKVAPFKAQNMSNNSAVTPDGGEIGRAQALQACACGLAPSTAFNPILLKPGSDRTSQLVVNGKAAGNVSARNYIEYRAQLRTVAAEALNALRSEYEVVICEGAGSPAEINLRETDVANFGLAEACDLPVYLVGDIDRGGVLAHFFGTHQIVSEQDRARITGFIVNKFRGDQSILEPGLDDLEKRLGVPTVAVLPFIKGLWIDAEDSLQTHIGSTVGPASPALGAQRLRVAAVRLPRVSNATDVEALACEPGVTVSWTVDPDQVHEADVVILPGSKATVSDLNWSRRTGIAEAIIERARQEAPVLGICGGFQMMCASIHDPVESGTHKPVQGLGIFDIDIAFHPEKTLIRHDHGGYEVHHGRVMRSTETPWIGEEGAVKGACFGTHRHGYLESDPARREFLRRIVALTGRTGFVLDPKTSFQGERDKQLDLLADSIEKHWDIDALIRDLSSA